The following are from one region of the Strix aluco isolate bStrAlu1 chromosome 30, bStrAlu1.hap1, whole genome shotgun sequence genome:
- the LOC141916801 gene encoding uncharacterized protein LOC141916801, with protein MNMVEEVTSQPAASKESQQVIGRKAQQDPSEAQELSRQKVLEVVHLQKILEEKRSQWEKVEHQNKELQVSMLMLLNGTFRGFKPETHQRRQNELQCNELDTSISSVLGLKIPAGVWKGLSRVPASLTSYREELSLKTLEENNLAQHNKVSQLLSALHQAEQLHSDHRREIQELNNQRLHTEAGSAVFCLGFPRFSHGSWHSMSEEKQKTPLELLSVSVTDVVPRWCFCPCQALSSLVQSLQEAALEEEAGLAAREEQLLRDLEESQAGERCSRNSLRVLEAEVSELRLRLCSTESRAQALATGCQQPTVPPAKPDPSWTNCTWFCSARSVTAET; from the exons atgaacatg GTGGAAGAGGTGACATCTCAACCTGCAGCCTCCAAAGAGTCCCAGCAAGTGATTGGCCGCAAAGCTCAGCAAGATCCGAGTGAGGCACAGGAACTGtcaaggcagaaggtgctggaggttGTGCACCTCCAGAAgatcctggaggagaagaggagtcaATGGGAGAAGGTAGAACATCAGAACAAGGAGCTGCAA GTCAGCATGTTAATGCTGTTAAATGGAACTTTCAGGGgtttcaaacctgaaacacaccaaAGGAGGCAGAACGAGCTGCAGTGTAATGAGCTAGATACATCCATCAGCTCTGTCTTGGGTcta AAAATCCCAGCGGGCGTCTGGAAGGGCTTGAgcagggtccctgccagcctcaccagTTACAG AGAGGAACTGAGCCTCAAAaccctggaagaaaacaaccttgCCCAGCACAACAAGGtttctcagcttctttctgctcttcaccaggctgagcagctgcattcagaccacagaagagaaatacaagagcTCAACAACCAG AGACTGCACACTGAGGCTGGATCTGCTGTGTTCTGCCTGGGTTTTCCCCGGTTCTCTCATGGTTCATGGCATTCAATGtctgaggagaaacagaagactCCTTTGGAGCTTCTCAGTGTCTCTGTTACAGATGTTGTCCCCAGATGGTGTTTCTGCCCCTGCCAGGCCCTGAGCAGTCTG GTGCAGTCGCTGCAGGAGGcagcgctggaggaggaggctggcctggcagctcgggaggagcagctgctgcgggATCTGGAGGAGTCCCAAGCAGGCGAACGGTGCTCGAGGAACTCTCTGCGCGTGCTGGAGGCTGAGGTGTCTGAACTGCGTTTGaggctctgcagcacagagagcagagctcaggcGTTGGCCACGGGGTGTCAGCAGCCAACAGTGCCCCCCGCGAAGCCCGATCCCAGCTGGACAAACTGCACTTGGTTCTGCAGCGCACGGTCTGTGACAGCAGAGACTTAG